In the genome of Nycticebus coucang isolate mNycCou1 chromosome 12, mNycCou1.pri, whole genome shotgun sequence, the window CTGACatgaatcagaaacaataaaatagcaaTTGTGAATAAAATAACTACATAGCTAATTTTTACAGAGAACTCTAGGTACCAGCTTGAGGGGTAGATGTTTTACATACATTGTATTTTGTATgatcttttccccattttagaTAAGAGACCAGGTTATTAGATACTAAGCAACTTTTTAAAGATCACACCAGTTGAATTGCAAAGCCAAAATTAATTCTAGATCTCAGGGACTCCAGAGCCCATTGACTAAAGTATTACATTTCATTATATGAATTAATGAAAATTCTCAAACTACTAACGTGTCCTTTATTGACACTGACTAACATAATAACTTTCTGgaagattgaaataaaaatgttctcccatagattgtatacattttttatttataattttaaggttttatattttaacaataaaatcaaTTGCAAACTCTTCTGTAAATaagaattaaagattttttgtaGTGTTTCTAATACTATTTAAGTTATGCATAAGgttgtgtatgtatattttaaaacatataaaatatccTGTATATTTTAATGATTTCTCAGAACCCTTTtgttattcaaaggaaaaaacactTAATAACTCTGAGTTCATTTTAATAAACAAGtgtaaagtacaaaataaaagtaatttaatgGCTGAAAGACATGTCAACTTTCCTATTCTTCATTTTAAGATCACTCAGTCTTTAACCATTATTGgctttcaaaatttaatttttaatcagtgcatatatattttaatacaatgttttaatttttgatacaGGTATGgtattaatgtaaaaatatatcattcaatcagaattttaaaaatatatacacatttatggaGTTCTTTATTACTTGTTACTTTTGCTTTTTACTACTCCAGTGATGTTTTGAAAAACGTagaaaatcttataaaaatattttatcttaggACTATTGGGTAAGCTTTAAGCAATTAGAGTGAGAACTTTAGATTCTTCAAAGCCAAATGAGAACTAATATCCACTCTCCACCTCATCCTTAGTGGAGACTGACTGCACTAGGGATCTTGTCTTTATATAAACCATTTACTACTTTCTTAAGACCAGGTATCATAGAGCACAGTCCCTGACATTTCACAGCTGCAGAAATGGATAACCAAAGAGATTCAGTTCAGTATTCTGTTCAGTATTCTGAACTGAATCTTCCCCCAAAGCCAAGGAAGCAGCAAAGGAAACCGAAGGGCACTAAAAGCTCCATTTCAGAATGTGAACAAGAAATAACCTATGCGGAACTGAACCTTCAAAGAGAAGCTCAGGATTCTCAAGGGGATGGCAAAGCTTACCACTGCAAAGGTAAACCTCTAAATAGCTCCTCTAAACTGTTCCAGGATGGGCAGTTGTGGTGCAGGGGTGTGGGGAAAGAGCAGGGCATGCTCACATGGTTTCATTCATAAACATCAGAGTTCTATGTTGACATATactattttaatatgaaatatgcAGACAAATTTTACTCACATGTTGTTGAAATCTGTAGTCTTTGTCCAACAACTCATGGGGCCATACATTTACTGAAAATGCAGTGCTATATTTTGAGAGGAAGATTCCTATGGTAGATGTGAGTTTGGTGATTCTCTCTAGATCTGGGGTTTCGTGTGTCTCTTGTACATATTCTAACAAACTGCCTCCATCTCTCCTTTCTCAGTGTTTCCGTTTCTCTCCCCGCAGGTTTACCCTTCCCTCCAGAGAAGCTCATTGCTGGGATCCTGGGAATCATCTCTCTTGTCTTACTGTTCACTGTGGTAACCGGACTTGTCATTCCCTGtaagtatgtttagttttggaAGAATTATTGAAAGTACCTCTAAACATTGCATAAGATCAAGTCATAGAATTCTCATTTTTAAGTATGTTTTGGACTAAAtgaggaatattattcagaattTTTCAAAGTATAAGTAAAAGAATAATTGTAGAAAGTCTTTGCtttgtattatatgtatatattcaaattTCATAACAGACATATTATGAGTCTAAAAACCTTACTGagaagtataaattattttttaaagtggttGAATCAAATAATTGCAGCATTACAATATATGAAGTACATAGAACTGGTAAGTTTGGTTTTGTAGGctctgaaaagatttttttcctcaaactttctttatctttatttattgtttctggCTAAAATCAGTTTTACCACAGATAATACTAAGTAATATACCaaatttcaaaactaaaattattGTGACTTATTTAGATGCTAATTTTTAATAAGGACTACTTAAATTTTTCTAGATACTAAACCACAGAAGCAGAGCAATTCTTCACAGACTATCGGAACTCAGAAAGGTACTGACAttagtcattttatattttgttttgatctTTGGCTGTGCAAAAATGATAATAGACatttttcagggtaacaaagtatTGAACAATAAATATCCAGATAAAAGTAATAGGGTGGTATTCTCTTATCTTCAATAATAAGTataaatactaatttgaaatcaCTACACCCTCTTTTTGCTATTTGACTCAAATTGCTGCTGCCGTAATTTGGTAACAGTTCAATAATTTTGATTTTCCAAGAAAAGTAGTTTTGTTGGTGATTTTTCGACTTTTGAAAGGTGCATTtttgtttgatgtatttctttttgtgaCAATATAATTAGGGAATAAGAGGCTAATGCTTTTATGTGCATATGTATGagtgcttttctttaaaatatttatgcctATGAGGTTCAAAGACATGTGCACACATTTTTATACCTTTGAAAATGTGTAAACtaataaccattttaaaaattcatattgtgGAGATAGTAATTCATAATTTTTCCTCAGAATATCAATGTGGTCATTGTCCAGAGGAGTGGTTCACATATTCCAGCAATTGTTATTACATTGGTAAGGAATTAAAAACTTGGAATGAGAGTTTGATGGCCTGTGCTTCTAAGAACTCCACTCTCGTTCATGTGGATGATGAAGAAGAAATGGTAAGATgttaaatatttcaaacattttagtAGAAGCTTATTTCACTCAATAGTGCATTTATAGAATTCATCATATTCTTGTAAATATATTGGATTAATTAATTACAGGTCCGTACATTATTCTATTGTGTGACTTACCAGGCACTGTTTATTTCTATTCATAAGCTAACATACATTTAAGTGTTACCAGTTCTTTTTGCTCATGGAAAACGATGCTTCTATGAATGcttttattctaaattaaattttgtaatttaattcTACTGTATATAAACACACCATGAATGGGCAAATTTATCCTACAGTGAATGGACTCCTACCATACACGTTAGATAACAAAACAGAGGCGTTTCCAGCCCCAGTGGCTCTGCTTATGAGAAAGACCTTATCacttctcctcccacctcctaaAACCATGGTCCTGAACTTTAGTATTACAAACTTTACCAGTTTTTGAATTTTCATAAGTGACCAATGTGCACTTTCATGTCTGTCTCCTTTTATCCTGTGTGACATTGGTGCACTTCACCCATATTAATGCAGTGAGCTGTAGTTTGTTAACTTTCACTACAGTATTATGCACATATAGCATTTGAAAACACATTCTGTCAGGTCTCTCTCATTGGGGGATGTGAGTCTCCTGCTCTCAGGGACACAGAGGCTTCCTGGATGGAGTATTTGTAGTCATGGGATTCATTTGTTGGTCCCCTCAGCCACACCTACCCTGGTGTCTCTTGGTGGCAGAACAGAAGCTCTTCCTCTGACTTCTTATTGTTAGCAGGGCTCCTGTTAGATCTCCCTTGCTGGTGCTGCTGGTAGGACTCCCTCTCAATACAGAGAAGACATGAGCTCACTGAGGCACCTTTCATTGCCGGGTTGAGTGCTGGGAAACAGCAGGTCAAGGTCACGTTCTTCCATTGGATAGGAGACTTAAGATACCTGGACACTAGGTTGATCCTTTATCCTGCAGTCACAAACTATTTCACCTTCTCCTTACTCCTTTCAGAGTCTACTTTGCTTGAGTCTTTCATAAAtttcagtttattattatttatatttgtatttagtaGAGGGTAACAACTGTTTGGGGGCCACTGGTGTTCCACCTATACTAAGACAGACAACAGTGGGGGTTAGCTAGTTAAAGAATGGTGTGGTGTGAACAAACCAGAATTTTTGGCTTCCACGTCTCTTATTTCCTTAATGGAAACCTTTTCAATTCCCTTCAAAACACCAAactctgagaaatatagtagaaatgTGCATTGAATTAGTATTAGCATCAGGAGAAATGTACGCACAGCGTctggaaatttatttaaattcatgCTATATTTGCTTTGCCAACATGGGTTCCTATTAAATTGCGTGagtcataattttcaaaattaacataaaaagaagaatgaaattactGAGTATAAATGTTTAAGAGTTCATTTTAAGCCAGAATTATACACGTTTGTTAgagtttttagtttattttaaacaACTTTAGTATTGcgtaaaatgttaattttgttttaagaatggTAGATCTAATGAAAGAATGCAGTACctgcacttttaaaaatttggaaaatcttcaataattatttaaatataaaatatttatgtttttatagaaATTTCTGGGAAGCCTCTCAAAGCATTTCTGGACTGGAGTTTTTCGTCAGAGCAGTGGTCATCCATGGGTGTCGATAAATAGCTCACCTTTCAAACTTAAGTAAGTACTTTTCATGGTTCTATACAGTAGGAAAACTATAGAAAGGCAAATAACAGCAGACTAGTATAAATAAGTTTAGGttgaattataggcatgaaaaaCATGTTGAAAGTTAGTGAAATGTTGACATAAATCTTAATGAATGGACCGCATGGGCTCCCCTTATTGATGGCTTCACTTTCTGTAGTTTGAGGTCAACCATGGTCGGAATAGTTCGAAATGAAAATCCGAGAAAAAAGCACTTTATTGAGTTCGGTGTTCTGACTAAGTAGTGGGATGAAATTTTACATCGTTCCACTCTGTCCTGCCTGGACCTGAACCATCTGTTTGACCAGCAGATCTATACTCTAGAGGTGACCCACCTATCAGTGATCAGTAGCCCTCCAGTGGGCAGATCAATTGTCGTAGCATTGCAGTGCTTGTATTCAGGCACCTCCTATTTTACTTTAATAATGACCCAAAGGCAAAGAGTGGTGATGCTGGAATGTTGTTATACTTACGCTTTTGTACTAATAGTTACTGTTTTTAATCCCTTTTTATAcctaatttctaaataaaacattatcaCAGATGTGGACATGTGTATACTAAACATAGTAGATAGTAGAGTTCAGTAAAATATGTGGTTTCAGGCATTTACTGGTGGCCTGAAGCACATCCCCTATAGATATGGGGGACTACTGTGTTCAGTTTCCATAATAGCAACTCTTACTAACATTGCAATGAAATGTCATTAATtgtattcataaaattattttctttaattacatGGGAAATGCTCTTGTTTCATGGATTGTCCCCATAAAAAATgacagaatat includes:
- the LOC128561767 gene encoding NKG2-A/NKG2-B type II integral membrane protein-like; its protein translation is MDNQRDSVQYSVQYSELNLPPKPRKQQRKPKGTKSSISECEQEITYAELNLQREAQDSQGDGKAYHCKGLPFPPEKLIAGILGIISLVLLFTVVTGLVIPYTKPQKQSNSSQTIGTQKEYQCGHCPEEWFTYSSNCYYIGKELKTWNESLMACASKNSTLVHVDDEEEMKFLGILSVHFWTGVFRQSSDHPWVSINGSSFKLKIVEIKGGKRNCAVLTSLRLQSDQCGSPKCFICKHKLWK